The DNA segment CATAATGTACTTCAATACCAGCAATTTTACCAACTCGACCAATCTTATCTGCTGTTTCCCCGAAGACAATTAATGATTTCACATTTTTGAAAAATGGGAGTAATTCATCGAAGGAGTTACCTCGATCTAAGCCACCCGCTAAAAGTACGACTGGATTTTTAAAACCTTTTAAAGCGCTCTGAGTTGCAAGAATGTTTGTTGCTTTAGAATCATTATAAAATTTACGTCCTTGCCACTCAACGACAAATTGTGTTCGATGCTCTACACCTTTAAATGTTTCTAAAACGTGCATAATCTCTTCGTTTGTAACACCTAATGTTTTAGCTACTGCAACCGAAGCGAGAATGTTTTCCAAGTTATGCTCTCCCGGAAGTAAGATGCTATCGCGTGAACCAATGACTTCATCGTCAAACATAATATCGCCATTTTGGACATAACTTCCTTGCCCTAAACGTTGCGTTGTTGAAAAAGGAATAACTTGCGCTTTTGTTTGTTTGGTTAAATTTTTCAGTTCTTCTTGGTCCCAGTTGATAACTAGAAAATCATCTGCTGTTTGATTTTTTTGGATATGCCATTTTGCTTGGACATACTCACTACGATCAGTATGGTAATCCAAATGTGCCTCATAAATATTCGTTATGACTGAAATATGCGGCTTGAAAGTCTCCACTCCCATTAGTTGGAAAGAAGAAAGCTCCATCGAAATATATTGTTCACTTGTCGCATTTTCAGCAACAGCGGATGCCGGAAAACCAATGTTTCCTGCAAGTAAAGAACTATTTTCTTTATGGGCGTTTAACATATGATGAATAATCGTCGTCGTTGTTGTTTTCCCATTCGTCCCTGTAATGCCGACAATGGGTGCTTCCGAAATTTGGTATGCTAACTCCACTTCAGTAATAACCGGAATTTTAAGTTTTAACGCTTTGGCAATCATTGGGTTGTTATACGGAATACCAGGATTTTTAATAACGAGTTCAAATCCTTCATCCAAAAGTTCAATCGGATGCGATCCACAAATCACTTTAATCCCTTGTTCCAGTAAGCCTTGTGCTTCTGGATTTTCGCTAAAAGGTTTTTGATCATTTACAGTGACAAATGCTCCTAATTTATGCATAATTGTTGCCGCGCTAACACCACTTCTTGCAAGACCCAAAACAAGTACTTTTTTGTGATGATACATTTCAATTTTTTTCATTTCCTTTGGTTCCCCCATTTATATCAAAATTGGCGGTCGATTCTATGCTATTCATAAAAACGACGGAAAGCGCCAACCAGATCCTGTAAAAAAACAGCTAACTAGAGACGCTTTTGCCGCGAAAATCACGGCGCTTTATTAAAAGATAACAACACAGACAGAAATAACTGCTCCGACTAATCCGATTCCCCAGAACGTTAAAACAACGCGCCATTCGGACCAGCCACCAAGTTCAAAGTGATGATGAATTGGTGTCATGCGGAAAATCCGTTTTCCTTTAGTTGCCTTAAAGTAAAATACTTGCAAAATAACAGATGCTGTTTCAATAACGAAAATTATTCCGATTAAAAGTAACAACCATTCTTGATGTACTAAAATAGAAACAGCGGCGATACTCCCACCAAGTGCAAGCGAACCGGTATCACCCATGAAAATTTTCGCTGGATTTTTATTAAAGAGTAGAAATCCAAGCATACCGCCCACAATGGCAAAACAGAAAATCGCGACATCCATTTGTTCTTGATAAAAAGCAATAACACCAAAAGCAGAAAAAGCAATAACAGAAAGACCAGAAACAAGCCCGTCTAAACCATCTGTTAAATTCACTGCATTGGAAAATCCAACTAACCAGAATAAGATAAAGATAACAAAGAACCAGCCAAGATCCACTTCAATATTTGTAAATGGAATATTCAGTGTCTCAGCAAAATCACTAAAATGATACACAAGATAAAATAATATTGAAATCGCCACTTGACCTAAAAACTTCTGTTTAGAAGTGAGTCCTAAATTACGTTTTTGAACCACTTTAATATAGTCATCCAGAAAACCTAATGCGCCAAAGAGTGCCAGCGCGATAAATAGCAGCCAAGTAGCCGCACTAACTTCCCCACCGATGAATGAAAAAATCAAAAAGCTAATAAGCATAGCAGTTATAAAAACAACTGCTCCCATAGTTGGTGTGCCTGATTTTTTTTCATGCATTTTCGGGCCTTCATCTCGAATACTTTGGCCAAATTTTAATTTCACCAAAAATGGTATAAATAGTGGGACGCCTATCACTGTAATGATAAAAGCCACTGCAAATGTTGATACTAACATGTATAAAGACACAATAAATTCTCCCCAATCTGTTTGTCAAAGCACTTCACTTCATATTTTATGCGAGTCCGAGTTTTTTTTCAATAGCAATTCGAGCTTCTACGCGATCATCAAAATCAATAACCTCATCACCTATTATTTGATAATCTTCATGACCTTTTCCAGCAATCAGAATAACATCCCCTGTTTCTGCTTCGTTTACTGCAAAACGAATGGCATCTCGACGATTCTCGTGAACAACATAAGAATCACTTTCTGGAACTCCTTGAATCATGTCTTCAATAATCGCATGTGGATTTTCACTACGCGGATTATCCGATGTAAAAATTGGATTTGTTGCATAATCTACAGCAATTTTTGCCATTTGTGGTCGTTTTCCTTTATCCCGGTCACCGCCACAACCTACAATAACAAAAACTCGTTTTTCAGCAAATTCATCAATTGTTTGTAAGACATTTAGCAAGCTATCCGGTGTATGTGAATAATCAACAATTACCGGAAAATCTTGCCCTGCACTGACGAGTTCAAAACGACCTTTAACTCCAGGAATATCTTCCACTGTTGCAATAGCATTGTTGATAGGAATTTTTAATGCAAAACTTGTTGCAATGGCCGCTAAGACATTATAAACACTAAAATTACCAATCATTTTTATCTTTAATGTGAAATTACCTACTGGTGTTCTTAAATCAAATGTAGAACCATGGCTTGCAATTTTAATATTGCTTGCTCTAAAATCCGCTTGTTTTTTTATCCCAAATGTAATAACGTGAGCAGCTGTTGCTGTTTGCATTCGAGAGCTTTCTGCATCATCTATATTTATAACAGCTACTTTTGGATTACTAGTATGGTAGCTGTTGCCTAATTGCGCAAAGAGTAAGCTTTTAGCATAGGCGTATTCTTCCATTGTATGGTGATAATCTAGATGATCTTGAGATAAATTCATAAATACTGCTACATCATAATCTGAGCCGTAAACTCGACCTTGGACTAATGCGTGAGATGAAACTTCCATCACAGCAGTGCTAACACCATTCATAAGCATGTTTCGGAACGTTTCTTGTAATGTTAAACTATCTGGAGTTGTGTTTTTTGTTTCTAAAATTTGGTCGCCAATTTTGCGATACATAGTGCCGATAAGACCAGTTTGTTCCCCATTTTCACGCACAATTTGTTCTACTAAATGACTAACCGTTGTTTTCCCATTTGTCCCAGTAATCCCAACTAGTTTCAACGCTTGGGTGGGGGAACCATAGAAATAATCAGCTAACATTGCCATCGCACGTTTGGAATCTCTCACATAAATTACAGGGACAGTTACATCTACTGTTTTTTCAGCAATAATTGCTACCGCGCCAAGTTCTTCTGCACGTTTTGCAAACTGGTGTCCATCCACCAATTCCCCGTCTATACAAATAAATAGTGTCCCAGGTTTTACTTTTCTACTATCTTGGGCGATTTGGTCAATTTCTATTGCCGAACTTGCCTCGCCAGTATAAACCGGGATAGCTTCCATTAATTCACTTAACTTCATACTTGCCATCTCCTCAAACTTATTCTTTCTGTTATTTTTGCTAAAACCAAAAAGAATCCTTTTCTATCTTAGCAAAAACAACAAAGTATATCTACCACGACAAAAGACATAGTAGCTGCTTAAAGTTAGAAGTATGCCACTTTTTTGAGCTGACATACTTCTATCTTCCTACTATTGATTAAGCAAATCACCGATACCGGCATTTTCCCTGATGTCTGTCGCTTTTTTATTTTTATTTGCAGTATCTTGATCATGATTTTGGTTAAATTGACTTATTTGTTCTGGTGGCGTAAGCGTTATTTTCATTTTCGTTTCGCTATTAATTACACTTCCAGCAGAAACACTTTGACTTTTCACATAACCACTTCCACTAAATTCAAAAGGAATACCGGTTATTTCTGAAACTTTGAGAACATCATCTTTGGACCAAGTTACCATGTTTGGAGCAGTCATATCCCCGTCAGTCATGATAATCACTTTTTGACCTTGCATGAGTTCGCTATTTGCTGATGGCAGTTGTTGGACAATTTTTTTGCCGTTTCCGACAACTATTGGTTCAAGCCCTTTATCTTTCACTGCTTTTTTAGCGTCATCTACTGATTTACCTGTTAAAACGGGTACTTTTTCAGTTGATAATTTCTCTACATCGCCTGGTTTAATATTCATATATTGTAAGCTGTTTTTCATTACGGGATTAAATACTTCAGATACTGCTTCTCCGCCTGTTTCACTACCCGTTAATTGCGGTTGTTGCATCGTCACATAAATAACTAATTCTGGATTGTCAGCAGGTGCCATTCCTAAGAAAGAGAAAATATAATTCTCTGCTCCAGTCATATATTTACCAGTTTTTGGATTAGGAATTTGGGAAGTACCTGTTTTCCCAGCTACTTCATAACCTGGAATAGCGTACAATTTACCAGTTCCATGTTCCCCACTAATAACATTTTTTAATTCGTCACGTGTTTTTTTCGCTGTGTCCGCACTGATTGGTTTTCCAGCTACTGTTGTTTTTGTTTCTTTTTCTTTACCTGTGTTGGGATCTTTAACACTCGAAACGACATATGGTTGTTTCATTGTGCCATCACTTGCGATAGCAGACGCAGCTTGAATCATTTGCATCATCGAAACTGTAGTACCTTGTCCAAACACGGTCGTTACTTTTTCAATTGGATAATTATAAAGGATTTTACCATTTGTTTCATTTGGCAAATCAATGCCTGTTTTTTCACCGAAACCAAATTTATCTAAATAATTTTTAAATGTATCTGTTCCCATTTTGTTTAAAAGCTTAGCGAATGCCACGTTACTTGAACGTTCTACCCCTTCACGATATGGAATCGAGCCCCAACCATTTCCGTTATTATGGTCATGGATAGCAATATCGCCAACTTTATAAGAACCAGATTGATAGTATTCGTTTGGATTATAAACATTTGTATCAATAGCAGAAGCTAGAGAAATGATTTTCATGACTGAGCCGGGTTCGTATGCATATTCAACTGGTAAATCTTGCCAAATACTTGAACTATTTCCTTTAATCGTGGAACGGTCAGCTGGATTAAAAGATGGTCGTTGGCTTATTGCAAGAATTTCACCTGTTTTTGGATCTGCTACTACAGCCATCATATTTTTAGGTTTATATTTTGCATCAACAGTCGCCATAGTATCTTCTAAGAATGTTTGGATTTTTTTATCTAAAGTCAATGTAATATCTTGACCGTCTTTCGCTTTGGTTACTTTATTTTTAGAATTCGGTAAAATATAGCCCATTCGGTCCGTACTGTAATCAATTTTCCCATTGGTTCCAGTTAATTGATTATTATAGCTAGACTCAATACCCATTTTACCTTCTAAAATAGTTGTATTTTTCTTTTCTTCTTGTTGTGCAAAACCAATTAATTGTGTCGCAAAAGTACCATTAGGATAAAAACGTTCTGATTGACGGGTAAATTCAATGCCAGGTAAATCTTCTTTGTCAATTTTTGCTTTTGTTTCTGTGGAAATGTTTTTCCCAGCAGAACCAAATTCGACTTGATATTTTCCTTTTTCATTGAGTTTATCTAAAATATCAGATTCATCCATTGGAATATATTTTGCGAGAATTTGAGCTGTTTTTTCTTCATCTACTACTCGCATTGGATTTTTTGTTGATTTAGAAAGTTTATCGCTAACTACTGCTGCAATCGTGTAAGAAGCCGTATCCTCAGCTAACACTTCTCCTTTTCGATCTAAAATGGAGCCACGTTTTGCTTCAAGAACACTGCTTTTTAAATGTTGCTTCGATGCTTTAGCTGCAAGCGGGACCCCATTTGCTTCTCCCGTAATTTGCAAATAAAGAAAACGGCCAGAAACCAAGAGAAAGAGAATAGTGAAAAAGATAAAAAGCACTAGCGCTCCCCTTCTCATGTTACCTATACGCCGTTTCATTGACCATCTACCACTTTCACATTATCGCCATCAAGTTTTAACCCTTTTTCTTTGGCAATTTTTAAAATACGTTCATATCTCCCTAAATCTTTTACTTCTACTTTTAAGTCTTCATTTGATTTTTGTTGTTCGATAATTTTCGTTTCTTTTGTTTGAATTTCTTGGTTCACGGTGTAAATTTGTGCTTGTACACTAATGATACGAAAAGCAACAACTAAAACAATCGCAAGCGCAATCGTGATGATTACTTTTTCGCCGAGAGTCATTTGACCTCGTCTTAAGATTTGTTTTTTTGATTGTTCGGCTTCTCTATGTACCTTATTTGGCTCTAGATTAGATTTATAGGCGACATTGCTCACATTTTTTCAACTCCTGCTATTTAATAATTTTTTCGATGACACGTAATTTTGCAGAACGCGCTCGGTTGTTTTGTTCCAGTTCTTCTTCACTTGGTACAATCGGCTTTCTTGTAGCAAGTTTGAAATCTGGTTTATATTCATCTGGAATGACTGGAAGACCTGGTGGTAATTCTGGTCCTTTTGTCGCTTCTTGGAATAAGTGTTTTGTAATGCGGTCTTCTAAAGAATGAAACGTGATTACGCTAATTCTGCCGCCTGGTTTTAATAATGTTAAGGCTTTTTCAAGGGAATCTTCTACAGCACCTAATTCATCATTTACTGCAATTCGGATCGCTTGAAAAGTTCTTTTTCCTGGATGCCCGCCTTTTCTTCTTGCTGGCGCCGGGATAGCTGTTTTAATGATGTCTACTAGTTCACCCGTTGTTTCAATTGGTTTGACTTCACGGCGACGTTCGATTTCTCGTGCAATTTGCTTAGAAAATTTTTCTTCCCCGTATTGAAAAAAGATACGGATTAAATCTTGATAAGACCACTCGTTGACAACTATTTTTGCCGTCAGCTCTTGTTCTTGATCCATTCGCATATCAAGAGCCGCATCCTGGTGATAACTAAAGCCGCGTTCTCTTTCGTCTAATTGAGGGGACGAAACACCTAAATCGTATAAAATCCCATCAACCGCTTCAATTCCGCGCTCATTTAATGCTTCTTTCATATAGCGAAAATTAGCTTTAATAAAAGTTACTTTATCGCTATAATCTGCTAATTTCATTTTTGCATTATCAATTGCCGTTTGATCTTGGTCAAAAGCAAATAAATGCCCTTGTTCATTAAGCTTATTTAGTAAATACTCTGAGTGACCTGCGCCGCCAAGTGTTGCATCGACATAGATTCCGTCTGGTTTTACTTCAAGCATATCGACTGTTTCATGTAGTAATACGGTTTCGTGCTTAAACATGCAAATTCCCCCTTAAATATCAAAGCCAATCATATTTTCGGCTAAATCAGCAAAAGATTCTTCTGCCTCGTTAAAGACATTGTCCCACTCTGATTTACTCCAAATTTCAATACGACTAGAAACTCCAATAATTACTGTTTCTTTCTCCAAATCCGCATACTGTAGTAAGTTGGATGGAATATTAATCCGGCCTTGCTTGTCTAGTTCACATTCAGACGCACCGGAAAAGAAGAAACGTGTAAAGGAACGAGCATCTTTTTTAGTTAGTGGTAGGGTTTGGAGCTTTTCTTCAAGCTTTTTCCATTCCTCTTGTGGATAAGCGAATAAACACTTATCAAGTCCTCGGGTTATAACAAAATTATCCCCCAAAAGCTCACGGAATTTAGCTGGCACAATTAATCTGCCCTTTATATCGATGTTATGTTGATATTCTCCCATGAACATTAGACTTCACCCACTTTCCTACATACCACTTTACCACATCTCCCCACTTCGCACCACCCAAAACCTAAAATTCTGTAAAAAAAAATCATTCTACTATATAGATAGAATGATTAAACCTTTATTTAAAGCCATTTTAGTCGAATTTTATTTTAGGGATATAGCGTGGGGCTTGGTGGAGGGGTCCCCCACTTACACCCCAAAAATCATTTCGCTAACACTTTTTTCCAACCAGTTTTAAGAGCTACCGCTGAAAAAACGATACTTAGCATACCAAGTAAAATCGTGAATGCACTCATACCAAATTTACCAATAATTGGAGCAAATACTAAGCTTATCGAACCAATCATTTTTCCAATTTGGAAAATAATGCCATTAAAAGCCATATATGCCCCGCGCTTATTATCATCAACAATAGCCGCTAGAATTGTTTGCCGCGTAGGTACATAGAGTAACTCGCCAATCGATAGGATAGCAGTGGCTAGCAATAATATCGACAAATTAATTGCAAATGCGCAAATAGCAAAACCAATCGAAAATAAAGCAAAACCGACATACATAATTGGTTGTTGCGCACGTTTTGTCACCCATTTTGCAATCGGAACCGTGAATAGTACAATAAATAGCGTATTGACTGCTGTAAGTATACTCAGAATTTGCACTCCATTTAATGAAATGTGACCAAAAGGACCTAGACTCACAAGTAATGCTTGGAAATCTTCGGCTAAACGTACTGAAATATAATTACTTCGCTGGAATTCTATCGACATAACCGCAATTCCACCAATAGTATATAGAAGAAAACGATAATCATGTAAAACTTGACCGTAATTTTTAAACATACTAATTAATCCAAATGACTCTTTATGCGTTAGTGTATTTTGTTGTAACGTTTCTGAAATCAAGCTTAATGTAAGCCAAGCAGTCACGCATGACATAATAAAAAGTGCTAAAAGTAACGAAAATAAATAATCTACAAAAAACCAACCACCTACCATAATACCAATCATCATAGATAAATTATTTGCCCAGTAGCTTACCGAATACATAAACGAACGATTTTCAGGTGTACTTACATCAATCAACATAGCTTCTCCCGCAGGATTAATCAGCCCTTGAGCCACACCAATAATAAGCAACATAACAAAAGTAATCCAAGGCGAATGAAAGAACGGAGAATTACAAAGAACCATCCCCAAAAACGCAATAACCTTAAGAAATTCCCCTGTAACCATTAATTTTTTTCGGCCGATAATATCCGCCAAATGCCCCCCATACATACCCGCAAGAAATTGAATAATGACATTAATCATTAATAGTATACCAGCGATACTACTACTTATCTCCATTGAAAAATAAATAGCAATAAATGGGAAGATCATCGAACCAATAATTTTACTTAAAAATTGAATGAGTATTCGCGCTCTAATATTCGGATGCAACTCTCTAAACATGTTATCTCCTCCGTTTGGTAATTTTCTGAGTTCTCTGTTAGTATAAAAGGGACGCAAGAATAAAAAAAGGGTATTATAATACGAATGTTGTCCCCTTTTCGAATGGAGCGATTACATGGATAAAGATTATTTCACTATGAGAGCCTATTTATATAATGTAACTAGCGATTCGGATGTTCCTTTTAAATTGAATGATTTAGCAAATATCTGGTTTTGCACTTCGAAAAACGCAAAAAGAAAACTTCATCATTATCAAGCAAAAGGAGTGCTTCAATATCAACCTGGACTTGGACGTGGAAACCTTTCTCATATCGCTTTTAAAGAACCACTAGAAAAAGAAGTATTGTTGGTTTTGAAAAAGAGTTTAGCAGAAGATTCTTTTAGTGATATTTTATTTTTATTGCAGCTTCCTATTCCCAAAAATTGGTTTTCTAATATATCAACAGAAATCCAGCAAATGTTTGGCTTACAATTGACGGAAAACCAACAAGAAGTTTTGCGTTCTATTATCCGACGTAAGTTAACGACACTTGATCCACTTCAAACCTCTGTATCCATGGAATCTTTTATCCTTACTCAAATTAGTGATTCTCTCGTTAAATATGATGAGATAGATAAAAAAGTTGTTTCGCATATTGCACACCACTGGCATGTTACAGAAGATTACAAAAAATGGACTTTTTATTTACGTAAGAGCATCTTATTTCATCATGGGCGAATGCTGGATAGTGAAGATGTAAAATTTACTTTACTGCGAGCCATGCAGCCAAATACTGTTCCTTTTTGGCAATTACAAGACATTAAAAATATTCACTGCACGAATAAATTTACGGTGACGATTACATTAAATAATGCTGATCCATTTTTCATTCGTTACTTATGCTCTCCTAATATGGCTATTTTACCGCGAGATGTAACTTTTGATGAATTTAAGTTAATTGCCTCCGGACCTTTTAAAATGGTGGAGAGAAATGACGAGTGCTTAATTTTAGAAGCTTTTGATACTTATTTTTTAAAACGCCCGATACTTGATAGAGTGGAGTTTTGGACAGCCGAAAACCATCATACTTTAAAGACGATTCCGATGCAGTTCACTTCTGTTGATTATGAAGAAAATTCTGCCTACGTTGAACGCAGAAAAACTGGCGTTGGCGTTAACTTCATTTGTTTTAATGGTCATAAAAATGGTGTGGCTCAACATAAAGCTTTTCGCGAGGCCATGTACCACCTATTAGACGCTCAAATAACCAGTCAAGAACTCTTTGAAAATTATGGCACAATTGCATCCAATTACTATCCTGAAAAATCCATTATTCCAACAAAACATCCTGAAAAAATTGCTACTTTACTAAAAAAAGCAAACTATCAAGGAGAAAAAGTCATTTTTGGCACAACCCAACATCCAACTGCTTTGCAAGAATCAAAATGGATTTGTGATCGAGCTGCTAAATTCGGTATCCACTTAGAGGAAAAATTAGTTTCGCATGACGACGCTTCCTATTCTAGTGTGACAGAAGATGATCTTGATTTAATGATGATGGGCGAAATACCAGCAGCTGACGGAGAACTAGCTTATCTAGATTTTTTAAACAATCCCAACCTTTTACCACAACACCTTTTTAGCCCTGAGGTGATTAAAGAGATTTCTACAAAATCGAATGAATTTAAATTAGAAAAAGACGCCTCCAAAAGAGACGCCTTACAAACAAAAATGGATAACTGGCTTACAAAAAATTTTCATTTAATTTATTTACATCATCCAGAAAAAAGTCAATCACTTCATTCCATGATAAGAGGAGTTACAGAAAATCCATTCGGGTACTTTGACTTAAGTAAAGTATGGATTGAAACATTACCAACTAAAACTGCAAAATCAAACTATAAATAATTCCGTATAAATAGAGTGCGACATACAATAAAGCGAAAATGAAAAAACATAATCTCCAGTATCCACGAATAATTTTGCGATACTGGATTTCGCCTTCTTTTTTTGCAGCAATAACTACTATCACAATGCCTAGAATAAATAAAAATAATAATATATATAATAAAAATGATTTATTAAAAAGCACCATCATAAAAAAGTGCACCGCAATAATTAAGAAAATTGTCGATACATCCGCCGAAAGCATAATTCTACGTTGCGTTTTTCGAAATCGAAAACCAGAAAGAAGCATCGTGAGTATAAAAATTATCACTGGTAAAACAATTATTATCGCTGTTGAGTTTGTTAACCAATCAAACATTGCTTTCTCCTTCCAGTCCTTTAATAATATGATATAACGTTCTAAGTGTAGGAAGAGTCCTCGAAGCGTGCTCTCCTTTTTCTAAAACTGGTAATACAATTCCATCGATTTCTGTCTTTCGGTTATTTAACCGATCCAGAGCCATCGAGGAAAAATTAGCTTCCGTTACTTGGCATATAGTCTCTACTTTTAGAAGGGCATTTTCAACTGCTAGAACCGACTGTACTTCTTTTACAAGTATAACTAGTAACCTGTGCCACTCTGGATTTTCTAAGAGCTTCCCATTAGGAACACCGAGAACCGCTGTTAAAGGGTTGATTACTGCATTAATGAGTAATTTTTCTTGAATAATATCTAGATAGTCATCATGCTTTTCTACTGGAAATTCTGGTCTCGATTCTAATAATAATTCTAAGTTCGAATCTAATTCCCCTTGATAAATACTATATTTTGTTCTCCCGTGACCACGCCAAATAACCGTTGTATCGTTCTCACGTCCTGCCCCGTGTTCACTAATGCCTAATAAAATCGTCCGTTTAACACCAAGCTCAGCCAAACTTTCTAAGTGCCCTGCGCCGTTTTGAATAAACAGAAATGGTACTTTTGTTGGTACGTTTTTAAGTAATGGCAAGATTTCATTTAGCGAATATTGTTTTACAGCAATAATTAATAATTGTTGTTTAGCTAAACTTTCTTCATCTGTAACAACGGTAGCTTTTATATGTATGTTTTTTGTTTTTAATTGATCTCTCAGCAAAATTCCTTCTTGATTTAATAATTCTGCCTGTTCTCTTCTTCGTGTAAAAAGTGTGAGCTTGGATTTTTCAGCAAAATTGGCTGCATATAAAAGTCCCATTGCTCCTGCACCGATAATCCCAACATTTATTTGGTTTTCCATCCATTTCAGCTCCATATTGGTTAATGCTTTTATTTTATCAGAAGTGGCGTGTCTTTGCACTTTTGTACGCAAACAAAAACCCCGAAAGACCCATGGCGTCTTTCGAGGTTCGTTTAAACAAGTGAAAGGTCACTTGCTTTTACCAATATTAGCTGTTTGCTACTTCTTTGCCATCATATTGACCACATTCTGGACATACGTGATGGGAAAGTCTGTATTCGCCGCAATTCGAGCATTCGTTCATGCCCGGAAGTTGAAGTTTAACGTGTGTACGACGCTTACGCTTTTTGGCTTTTGAAGTTCTTCTAAAAGGTACTGCCATTTCCTTACACCTCCTTGACGATAACTAAGTACTTGTATCGTTAATCTAAGAAAAATAAATTCCTTAATATATTCCAGCTTCACGGGGAGTTTAGTCTTCTTTTTTCTCATCGAAAAAATCAGCTAATCCCGCAAGACGAGGATCCACTTTTGGTTCTTTTGCTATTTGTTCTAGTAGGTTACCTTCTTCTGTTTTCATTTCCCATTCTTTGCCTCGTGGAAGCTGACTCATATCAAGTGCTTCTTCACTGAAAACCTGCATCGGAATTTCAACAAGTAAAAGTTCTTCTACTACAGGAGTTAAATCGACCATATCCTGTTCCATCACATGCCAAGATTCATCTAGAACTTGTTCTTTGGATTTCACAAAGGTTTCTGTCGCATGCACTTCATAAGGATAAACAACATCCTCTAATGTACGAGCACATGGAAGTGTCCACTCACCTTTCATAGTCAGGTTAGCGGTAACTTCTTCTGGGTGTACAATAAGTTCCCCAGTTACTTGTACGGGGCTTGCATCACGAACGTCTATATTGTTCTCTTGAAAGAACTTTTTTAGGTCAGCTTTTTCATTAATCGTGAAGTTGCTGTCACGATATTTTTTC comes from the Listeria welshimeri serovar 6b str. SLCC5334 genome and includes:
- the murD gene encoding UDP-N-acetylmuramoyl-L-alanine--D-glutamate ligase gives rise to the protein MKKIEMYHHKKVLVLGLARSGVSAATIMHKLGAFVTVNDQKPFSENPEAQGLLEQGIKVICGSHPIELLDEGFELVIKNPGIPYNNPMIAKALKLKIPVITEVELAYQISEAPIVGITGTNGKTTTTTIIHHMLNAHKENSSLLAGNIGFPASAVAENATSEQYISMELSSFQLMGVETFKPHISVITNIYEAHLDYHTDRSEYVQAKWHIQKNQTADDFLVINWDQEELKNLTKQTKAQVIPFSTTQRLGQGSYVQNGDIMFDDEVIGSRDSILLPGEHNLENILASVAVAKTLGVTNEEIMHVLETFKGVEHRTQFVVEWQGRKFYNDSKATNILATQSALKGFKNPVVLLAGGLDRGNSFDELLPFFKNVKSLIVFGETADKIGRVGKIAGIEVHYVDNVEAAVPVAYRESEPGDIILLSPACASWDQYRTFEVRGNAYMDAISELIEEVEK
- the mraY gene encoding phospho-N-acetylmuramoyl-pentapeptide-transferase; its protein translation is MSLYMLVSTFAVAFIITVIGVPLFIPFLVKLKFGQSIRDEGPKMHEKKSGTPTMGAVVFITAMLISFLIFSFIGGEVSAATWLLFIALALFGALGFLDDYIKVVQKRNLGLTSKQKFLGQVAISILFYLVYHFSDFAETLNIPFTNIEVDLGWFFVIFILFWLVGFSNAVNLTDGLDGLVSGLSVIAFSAFGVIAFYQEQMDVAIFCFAIVGGMLGFLLFNKNPAKIFMGDTGSLALGGSIAAVSILVHQEWLLLLIGIIFVIETASVILQVFYFKATKGKRIFRMTPIHHHFELGGWSEWRVVLTFWGIGLVGAVISVCVVIF
- a CDS encoding UDP-N-acetylmuramoyl-L-alanyl-D-glutamate--2,6-diaminopimelate ligase, producing MKLSELMEAIPVYTGEASSAIEIDQIAQDSRKVKPGTLFICIDGELVDGHQFAKRAEELGAVAIIAEKTVDVTVPVIYVRDSKRAMAMLADYFYGSPTQALKLVGITGTNGKTTVSHLVEQIVRENGEQTGLIGTMYRKIGDQILETKNTTPDSLTLQETFRNMLMNGVSTAVMEVSSHALVQGRVYGSDYDVAVFMNLSQDHLDYHHTMEEYAYAKSLLFAQLGNSYHTSNPKVAVINIDDAESSRMQTATAAHVITFGIKKQADFRASNIKIASHGSTFDLRTPVGNFTLKIKMIGNFSVYNVLAAIATSFALKIPINNAIATVEDIPGVKGRFELVSAGQDFPVIVDYSHTPDSLLNVLQTIDEFAEKRVFVIVGCGGDRDKGKRPQMAKIAVDYATNPIFTSDNPRSENPHAIIEDMIQGVPESDSYVVHENRRDAIRFAVNEAETGDVILIAGKGHEDYQIIGDEVIDFDDRVEARIAIEKKLGLA
- a CDS encoding penicillin-binding protein, with translation MKRRIGNMRRGALVLFIFFTILFLLVSGRFLYLQITGEANGVPLAAKASKQHLKSSVLEAKRGSILDRKGEVLAEDTASYTIAAVVSDKLSKSTKNPMRVVDEEKTAQILAKYIPMDESDILDKLNEKGKYQVEFGSAGKNISTETKAKIDKEDLPGIEFTRQSERFYPNGTFATQLIGFAQQEEKKNTTILEGKMGIESSYNNQLTGTNGKIDYSTDRMGYILPNSKNKVTKAKDGQDITLTLDKKIQTFLEDTMATVDAKYKPKNMMAVVADPKTGEILAISQRPSFNPADRSTIKGNSSSIWQDLPVEYAYEPGSVMKIISLASAIDTNVYNPNEYYQSGSYKVGDIAIHDHNNGNGWGSIPYREGVERSSNVAFAKLLNKMGTDTFKNYLDKFGFGEKTGIDLPNETNGKILYNYPIEKVTTVFGQGTTVSMMQMIQAASAIASDGTMKQPYVVSSVKDPNTGKEKETKTTVAGKPISADTAKKTRDELKNVISGEHGTGKLYAIPGYEVAGKTGTSQIPNPKTGKYMTGAENYIFSFLGMAPADNPELVIYVTMQQPQLTGSETGGEAVSEVFNPVMKNSLQYMNIKPGDVEKLSTEKVPVLTGKSVDDAKKAVKDKGLEPIVVGNGKKIVQQLPSANSELMQGQKVIIMTDGDMTAPNMVTWSKDDVLKVSEITGIPFEFSGSGYVKSQSVSAGSVINSETKMKITLTPPEQISQFNQNHDQDTANKNKKATDIRENAGIGDLLNQ
- the ftsL gene encoding cell division protein FtsL, with the protein product MSNVAYKSNLEPNKVHREAEQSKKQILRRGQMTLGEKVIITIALAIVLVVAFRIISVQAQIYTVNQEIQTKETKIIEQQKSNEDLKVEVKDLGRYERILKIAKEKGLKLDGDNVKVVDGQ